One genomic region from Haladaptatus caseinilyticus encodes:
- a CDS encoding antibiotic ABC transporter permease has translation MSELQYEDIYGLLKRTLHYSREHDYVGYDYFDGMSSRVLTSIPVDNKWLNILVQEGIKRAPINVRPLLLVEKRRNFKGTALFAMANRRMFHLSTDESYRDDAVRLARWLTNNTSDGYAGFCGGHRHAMQMLRERRPPNTPNIVPTSYATKALLAVSEFDPTFAHTAAEATEFLYEELEYREIEDAAKIKYQPLENGQYYTLNGGALGARLLIDLYSKFGTDELRRRSTKILDYVAERQTDLGGWYYRDPPSSSHLSMDNHHNGFIIESFLRHRNVTESDRYAEQLSTALEFYRNELFEADGAPNWDENEAYPKDIHAATQGIIVFSMVGDFAFARSIIEWVVDNLYAGSGQFYYQKRKHYTKRFTLMRWCQAWMAYALSTYLTERLA, from the coding sequence ATGAGTGAACTACAGTACGAAGATATCTACGGACTGTTGAAACGAACGCTCCATTATTCGAGGGAGCACGACTACGTGGGATACGACTACTTCGACGGTATGAGTAGTCGGGTTCTCACGTCGATTCCGGTCGATAACAAATGGCTCAACATACTCGTACAGGAAGGGATCAAGCGAGCGCCGATAAACGTCCGTCCATTACTGTTGGTGGAGAAACGCCGAAATTTCAAGGGAACTGCCCTATTCGCCATGGCGAACCGCCGAATGTTCCATCTCTCGACGGACGAGTCGTACAGGGACGACGCGGTCAGACTCGCACGATGGTTGACGAACAACACCAGCGACGGGTACGCCGGATTTTGCGGCGGACATCGACACGCGATGCAGATGCTTCGGGAACGAAGGCCCCCGAATACCCCGAACATCGTTCCGACATCGTACGCGACGAAGGCGTTACTCGCTGTGTCGGAGTTCGACCCGACGTTCGCGCATACCGCGGCCGAGGCGACCGAATTTCTGTACGAGGAGTTAGAATACAGGGAAATAGAGGACGCCGCGAAAATAAAGTACCAACCGTTGGAGAACGGTCAGTACTACACCCTCAACGGTGGTGCACTGGGGGCAAGACTACTTATCGACCTGTACTCGAAGTTCGGTACGGACGAGTTGCGGAGACGCTCGACGAAGATCCTCGATTACGTGGCCGAACGACAGACCGACCTCGGTGGGTGGTACTACCGCGATCCACCATCGTCGTCCCATCTGTCGATGGACAACCATCACAACGGTTTCATTATCGAATCGTTCCTTCGACACCGAAACGTGACGGAGTCCGATAGGTACGCGGAGCAACTATCGACGGCGTTGGAGTTCTACCGAAACGAACTGTTTGAAGCGGACGGCGCGCCGAACTGGGACGAGAACGAGGCATACCCGAAAGATATCCACGCCGCGACGCAGGGAATCATCGTCTTCAGTATGGTCGGGGACTTCGCGTTCGCCCGTTCGATTATCGAGTGGGTGGTCGACAACCTGTACGCGGGGTCGGGTCAGTTCTACTATCAAAAAAGAAAACATTATACGAAGCGGTTTACGCTGATGCGATGGTGTCAGGCGTGGATGGCCTACGCACTTTCTACGTATCTAACGGAACGGTTAGCATAA
- a CDS encoding DUF354 domain-containing protein, with protein sequence MTVTYTQTAWIDLVSPSHPFFFRGLSDSLPGIRTEVTVREKTETVDLAAETGFDYTVLGRDFDNTLLRKVGIPVRTMQLAARAPSASVSLSSRNAMCVLASKVRDIPSVHFTDNDITAHVDGLPFEELYNRLEAQATHNIVPAAFETEELTKWRFDSSRVHTYDGYKEDIYVADFEPDDSFPKRLPFDEYIVIRPEALDAAYVSKAQSLVPELLRGAAERDINVVYLPRGRGDKHFTATYNSEQVYVPRTALNGLQLAWHSNGVLTGSGTMAREAACMNKPAVSFFPETPLSVDQRLQRKGRMLTSRHPGEIFDYLSGEWRKAGDLGQSRRVRDEVSSIVARICESIHE encoded by the coding sequence ATGACAGTTACATACACCCAAACAGCGTGGATCGACTTAGTAAGCCCCTCCCATCCGTTTTTCTTCCGCGGACTGTCTGACTCGTTACCCGGCATCCGAACGGAAGTCACCGTCCGAGAGAAGACCGAAACGGTCGATTTGGCCGCGGAAACCGGATTCGACTACACGGTCCTCGGACGCGATTTCGACAACACGTTGCTCCGGAAAGTCGGCATCCCGGTACGGACGATGCAGCTAGCCGCGCGTGCTCCGTCCGCAAGCGTATCGTTATCGTCCAGAAACGCGATGTGCGTGCTCGCATCCAAGGTTCGAGATATTCCCTCGGTCCATTTCACTGACAACGATATCACGGCTCACGTGGATGGACTTCCGTTCGAGGAACTGTACAACCGACTTGAAGCACAAGCGACGCACAACATCGTCCCTGCCGCGTTCGAAACCGAGGAACTGACGAAATGGCGTTTCGATTCGTCACGCGTTCACACCTACGATGGATACAAAGAGGATATCTACGTCGCCGATTTCGAACCCGACGATTCGTTTCCCAAACGATTACCCTTCGACGAATACATCGTCATCCGACCTGAAGCTCTCGATGCGGCGTATGTGAGCAAAGCGCAGTCACTCGTTCCGGAGCTGCTACGTGGAGCGGCGGAGCGAGACATAAACGTCGTGTATTTGCCGCGGGGGCGAGGCGACAAACATTTCACAGCAACGTACAACAGCGAGCAGGTATACGTCCCCCGAACGGCGCTGAACGGCCTTCAGCTTGCGTGGCACTCCAATGGTGTTCTCACCGGTTCCGGGACGATGGCGAGGGAAGCTGCCTGTATGAACAAGCCAGCAGTGTCGTTCTTTCCTGAAACGCCGCTGTCCGTTGATCAACGGTTACAGCGTAAGGGAAGGATGCTGACATCACGTCATCCGGGCGAGATTTTCGACTACCTATCGGGTGAGTGGAGGAAAGCAGGGGATCTCGGCCAGTCGCGTCGGGTTCGGGACGAAGTCAGTAGCATCGTCGCACGAATTTGTGAGTCCATCCATGAGTGA
- a CDS encoding glycosyltransferase family 2 protein: MTDSSQKARYHRLSGYKDPIAVGLIATESNDVEIVRSTRRAMQLGYEVIIIHRGIPKARSVRIAEQLGANCIDSTGAVADIELFHKELIEYAEECAYSGIVLQTTPSQPIDLAKIRRSGGPTDANGTDFDDEPVSHSNEIVVGIPAYNEEIGIGSTVLTAQRHADSVIVVDDGSTDDTAMVASEAGATVIEHESNEGKGSAIQTLFEYSRTVEFDVLVLLDADGQHASKDIHAVAETVLEGDADLAIGSRYLSPSTDDETPAYRRFGQKILDYLTSHSSNVALTDTQSGFRALSAETIEKIRLRTNGIGVESEMVDQVVRRELSIREVPIDVRYEGIDGQTYNPIHHGLVVTMFLLQLVQDRHPLVFFGVPGILFILAGTLYGIDAILIYQTTGTFYPSKVLVAGFVTIFGVLGVFCGLVLNRITNLIRELEVSG, translated from the coding sequence ATGACCGATAGTTCACAGAAAGCGCGATATCATCGGCTTTCCGGATACAAGGATCCGATTGCGGTCGGATTGATCGCCACAGAGAGTAACGATGTCGAAATCGTCCGTTCGACACGCCGAGCGATGCAACTCGGGTACGAAGTTATCATCATTCATCGAGGGATTCCAAAAGCCAGAAGCGTTCGGATAGCGGAACAGTTGGGTGCCAACTGTATCGATTCGACGGGCGCGGTCGCCGATATCGAGTTGTTCCACAAGGAGCTCATCGAGTACGCGGAGGAATGCGCATATTCCGGAATCGTCCTCCAGACGACCCCATCACAACCGATCGACTTGGCAAAAATACGTCGGAGCGGGGGCCCCACTGACGCGAACGGGACGGACTTCGACGACGAGCCTGTATCACACTCTAACGAAATCGTCGTCGGCATACCGGCTTACAACGAGGAAATCGGCATCGGCAGTACGGTTCTCACGGCCCAGCGCCACGCCGATTCCGTGATAGTCGTCGACGACGGGAGTACGGACGATACCGCGATGGTTGCGTCGGAAGCAGGTGCTACCGTCATCGAGCACGAATCCAATGAAGGAAAGGGGAGTGCGATACAAACGCTGTTCGAGTACTCCCGGACGGTCGAGTTCGACGTGCTGGTCCTCCTCGACGCGGACGGACAACATGCGTCGAAGGATATTCATGCCGTCGCGGAGACCGTTCTCGAAGGTGACGCCGACCTCGCCATCGGAAGCCGGTATCTCTCCCCATCAACCGACGACGAAACGCCCGCCTATCGTCGATTCGGACAAAAAATACTCGATTATCTCACGTCACACTCGTCGAACGTCGCATTGACTGACACACAGAGCGGGTTTCGTGCCCTGTCCGCCGAAACCATCGAAAAAATCCGTCTTCGAACGAACGGTATCGGCGTCGAATCGGAGATGGTAGACCAGGTGGTTCGACGGGAGCTATCGATACGTGAGGTGCCAATCGATGTCCGATATGAGGGTATCGATGGGCAGACGTACAATCCCATTCACCATGGGTTGGTCGTAACGATGTTCCTCCTACAGTTGGTACAGGATAGACATCCGTTGGTGTTCTTCGGCGTTCCGGGGATATTGTTTATTCTCGCGGGCACGCTGTACGGTATCGATGCGATTCTTATCTACCAAACCACGGGGACATTTTACCCGAGTAAGGTTCTAGTGGCGGGATTCGTGACGATATTCGGCGTGCTGGGCGTGTTCTGTGGGTTAGTACTGAATCGCATCACAAATCTGATTCGAGAATTGGAGGTCAGCGGATAA
- a CDS encoding sulfatase-like hydrolase/transferase gives MSRDIVLITIDCWRHDAPSEMDEFASLTENYLHRESICPAPATRGVFPAILSGQYYPTVYSGFDSIRDGTTPLVELLSDEGYATGGFVASNPFLSAWRPYFDTFWNDGLGTGSTRETTRLSDVYDTIDNVTDYLRFRGRVTTKEMSKRASEWYSETAGRKFLWLHLMDVHVPFLPGFRRSFENGLVKTLYSHYKYSKNHSDIDTETVATLERLYWDCVEFVDEQIGNIFELIEPDDIVVIVGDHGEEFEHGKYGHARLYDECVRVPLFVSPGAADWFSGSKYVRQLDIPATIASNLDIEIPTNWEGSPHGPDARPSFLLNHSPMLNRVYTGVRTEERKLIRTFDAETKRRLRTEAYDLAGDPDETTDVSESAEWVGQLEAELDEFVSRDEIGENILEDGTQLHDSTVEKRLRTLGYK, from the coding sequence ATGTCCCGCGATATAGTTCTGATAACTATCGACTGTTGGAGGCACGATGCACCCAGTGAGATGGACGAATTCGCGTCACTCACCGAAAACTACCTCCACAGGGAATCGATCTGTCCGGCACCCGCGACGCGGGGCGTCTTTCCAGCCATCCTGAGCGGCCAGTACTATCCGACCGTCTACTCCGGGTTCGATAGTATCCGGGATGGGACGACCCCGCTCGTTGAACTTCTCTCCGACGAAGGCTACGCTACCGGCGGGTTCGTCGCTTCGAACCCATTTTTGAGCGCATGGCGCCCGTATTTCGATACGTTCTGGAACGACGGACTCGGTACCGGATCCACGCGCGAAACGACGAGACTGAGCGACGTGTACGATACCATCGACAACGTGACCGACTATTTACGGTTTCGCGGGCGAGTAACGACGAAGGAAATGTCAAAGCGGGCGAGCGAGTGGTACTCCGAAACGGCAGGACGGAAGTTTCTCTGGCTTCATCTGATGGACGTTCACGTTCCGTTTCTCCCCGGGTTCAGACGGTCGTTCGAGAATGGGCTCGTAAAAACGTTGTATTCACATTATAAATATTCGAAGAACCACAGCGACATCGATACGGAGACAGTCGCAACGCTGGAACGACTGTACTGGGATTGTGTCGAGTTCGTAGACGAGCAGATAGGAAACATCTTCGAGTTGATTGAACCGGACGATATCGTGGTGATAGTCGGTGACCACGGGGAGGAGTTCGAACACGGAAAGTACGGCCACGCACGGCTTTACGACGAGTGTGTTCGCGTCCCCCTGTTCGTGAGTCCCGGAGCCGCGGATTGGTTTTCCGGGTCGAAATACGTCAGGCAACTCGATATACCCGCGACGATAGCGTCGAATTTGGACATCGAGATACCGACGAACTGGGAGGGATCCCCACACGGTCCCGACGCGAGGCCGAGTTTTCTGTTGAATCACTCGCCGATGTTGAATCGGGTGTACACCGGCGTCAGAACTGAAGAACGAAAACTGATCAGGACGTTCGATGCGGAGACGAAGCGTCGTCTCCGAACCGAAGCGTACGATTTGGCGGGCGATCCTGACGAAACGACGGACGTCTCGGAGAGTGCCGAGTGGGTCGGGCAATTAGAAGCAGAGCTGGACGAATTTGTCTCGAGAGACGAGATCGGGGAAAACATACTGGAAGACGGAACTCAACTCCACGATTCTACCGTCGAAAAGCGCTTACGGACATTGGGATACAAATAG
- a CDS encoding COG1361 family protein, translated as MPQAPRRLQKSFVLLLTLVIVIAGCTSIAFGDTQWDKSNHSPAATLEPLGAFGVQPNQSATGNGTSSDHHVNPSDVNREGELSELSQWYVSHLSSRLGSSTVKIKQGKYEDARSLVGSKYDSKLSQYVDVVGQTKTKRDDRIARELNETQRRQQTYANSVQRYRRLYTQYQQAKRNGNERKARRIARKLNRLQSTIDTTDDELSKNYRNVSNSTGKDFSSQIQSVHGITKNITNQQVDIRRNEFTKTQLVARSSQPGMSYRNPLRVTGELRSRNGTTLSNKTIQLRLTSNHTVNTKTGPDGTFSITGRPRAVHLGNQSFNLRYVPSSDSVYLGTSTNVSATVRQTNATVVLDRSTEMTAFGQRVTATGTVRSTGGAVSSVPVVLFAGGERIALTTTDSNGTFEFDSKLPLNTSAGKQRLRVQLPYHRQALTRAKATSPIRVRETPTSLSLSGSVTQGRNVSVQGRLRTRDGRVVDNQTVTIVAGGKAIGTVQTGANGTYRSQLRIPASVAKNQSNESVMLVARYRDGGSNLGPSRAQTRVRLELSETASLLEQWWLLFVLGAALTSLLIAGAYVWRRKYNSQNQEGVEVTEFEATEEEDRSGEMHPPALHLAFLKRANAALADGDYSRAAELSYAAVRVHVESTTSVEPRLTHWEFYRECTNADLEDGERRSLEIVTKAFERASFTGNAVSNTLASRAVRSAAEIGRTTDTSD; from the coding sequence GTGCCACAAGCGCCCCGTCGGTTGCAGAAGTCATTCGTCCTCCTTCTAACGCTGGTCATCGTCATAGCCGGCTGTACTTCGATCGCCTTCGGTGACACACAGTGGGACAAGTCGAACCATTCACCTGCCGCTACGCTCGAACCGCTCGGGGCGTTCGGAGTACAACCGAACCAATCGGCGACCGGAAACGGGACATCGTCCGACCATCACGTCAATCCGTCCGATGTGAATCGGGAGGGAGAGCTCTCGGAACTCAGCCAGTGGTACGTCTCACATCTCTCCTCCCGGCTTGGGTCGAGTACCGTTAAGATAAAGCAAGGAAAGTACGAGGACGCACGTTCACTGGTAGGTTCGAAATACGACAGCAAGCTCTCACAGTACGTCGATGTGGTAGGTCAGACAAAAACGAAGCGCGACGACAGGATTGCGAGGGAGTTGAACGAAACACAACGAAGACAGCAGACGTACGCTAACAGCGTTCAGCGCTATCGTCGTCTCTACACGCAGTATCAGCAAGCGAAGCGAAACGGAAACGAACGAAAAGCACGCCGGATAGCCAGAAAACTAAATCGACTCCAATCGACCATCGATACCACCGACGACGAGCTATCCAAAAACTACCGGAACGTATCGAATTCGACCGGAAAGGACTTCTCGAGTCAGATTCAGTCGGTTCACGGAATTACGAAGAACATCACCAATCAGCAGGTGGATATTCGGAGAAACGAGTTCACGAAGACCCAGTTGGTCGCGCGCTCGTCACAGCCGGGGATGTCGTATCGGAACCCGTTGAGGGTGACCGGAGAACTACGTTCTCGTAACGGAACGACGCTCTCCAATAAGACCATTCAACTCCGACTCACGTCGAATCACACTGTCAACACGAAGACGGGACCGGACGGGACGTTTTCCATCACCGGGCGGCCACGCGCGGTGCATCTTGGAAATCAATCGTTCAACCTCCGATACGTTCCATCGAGCGACTCCGTTTACCTCGGAACGAGCACGAACGTCTCCGCGACCGTTCGGCAGACGAACGCGACAGTCGTGCTCGACCGAAGTACCGAGATGACAGCGTTCGGTCAGCGTGTGACGGCAACGGGGACAGTGCGTTCGACGGGAGGGGCCGTTTCGAGTGTTCCCGTGGTGCTGTTCGCCGGTGGGGAGCGTATCGCGCTGACGACGACGGATTCGAACGGGACGTTCGAATTCGACTCGAAGCTACCGCTCAATACGTCGGCTGGCAAACAGCGGCTCCGCGTACAGCTACCGTATCACCGACAGGCCCTGACGCGGGCGAAAGCGACATCACCAATCAGGGTGCGTGAAACGCCGACGTCGCTCTCGCTGTCGGGGAGCGTTACCCAGGGACGCAATGTTAGTGTCCAGGGACGACTGCGGACGAGAGACGGGCGAGTCGTCGACAACCAAACCGTCACGATTGTCGCCGGTGGGAAAGCGATCGGAACGGTACAAACTGGCGCAAACGGAACGTATCGGTCACAGTTGCGGATTCCCGCCAGCGTCGCGAAAAACCAGTCCAACGAATCCGTAATGCTCGTGGCCAGATATCGTGACGGCGGGTCGAATCTGGGTCCAAGCCGTGCACAAACACGCGTTCGATTGGAACTGTCGGAGACGGCCTCACTCCTCGAACAGTGGTGGCTCCTCTTCGTTCTCGGCGCCGCGCTCACCAGTTTGCTCATCGCCGGTGCATATGTATGGCGAAGGAAATACAACTCACAGAATCAAGAAGGGGTCGAAGTGACCGAGTTCGAAGCGACGGAAGAGGAGGATAGGTCTGGAGAGATGCATCCGCCAGCCCTGCATCTAGCGTTTCTGAAGCGTGCGAACGCCGCACTCGCCGACGGTGATTATAGCCGAGCGGCGGAGTTGTCCTACGCAGCGGTTCGCGTACACGTCGAATCGACGACGTCGGTCGAGCCCCGGTTGACGCACTGGGAGTTCTACAGAGAGTGCACGAACGCGGATTTGGAGGATGGAGAGCGAAGGAGCCTCGAGATAGTTACGAAAGCGTTCGAACGGGCATCCTTTACCGGAAACGCCGTCTCGAACACGCTCGCCAGCCGAGCAGTTCGGAGCGCCGCGGAGATAGGGCGAACGACTGACACCTCCGACTGA
- a CDS encoding DUF58 domain-containing protein, with protein MQPMRRFWATCSLTAVLVAGAWVLDEPFLLVGAASIGASLVAHQLAFILRVTRLSDDLVVTQDVSQEETTVETDVELRLRVRLPYSAPFSLSIRTSPPIAASGSTAAERTVTLEEGSDDAETEFSVRWPVAGEYRFSEPTITVRDPLSVFETTLSLGTTPVVTVDPRYPENLHVGIRGERVMSSLGSKKTGNRGNGFDPAEIRQYIPGDTVRHIDWKATARMNSLYVREFEEKTDLSNVLVVDHRSTMGEGKQGRTKLDYARQVALGFVANGQVTNTPCGLYGLDDEGISVQRTSNATKQHFDRLRTDLHAFSSSRSERSNGRRPSRSGGFGGSSHRLSPTNARTATSRLDSSSPFDTCLRPFFETRSSSIALSGEKPLYDAVRTHLSSVRKTVIAVFFTDDTRRAELQEAITVARQRYEQVMVFVTPSILFEPTGLADLSRAYERYVDFEEFRKSLASTNDVTVYEVGPQDPLTAILSTHSKQVVNR; from the coding sequence ATGCAGCCGATGCGCCGATTCTGGGCGACGTGTAGCCTTACGGCAGTACTCGTTGCCGGAGCGTGGGTGCTCGATGAACCATTCTTGCTCGTTGGTGCGGCGTCGATCGGTGCGTCCCTCGTCGCTCACCAACTAGCGTTCATTCTCAGGGTAACCCGACTGTCCGACGACCTCGTTGTAACACAGGACGTGTCACAAGAGGAGACTACCGTCGAGACGGACGTCGAACTCCGTCTTCGGGTACGCCTCCCGTATTCGGCCCCGTTTTCGCTTTCGATTCGCACATCACCACCGATCGCGGCGAGCGGAAGCACGGCGGCGGAACGCACAGTCACGCTCGAGGAGGGCAGTGACGACGCTGAGACTGAATTTTCGGTTCGATGGCCCGTCGCCGGTGAGTATCGGTTTTCCGAGCCAACCATCACCGTTCGTGACCCACTGTCCGTGTTCGAAACCACCCTTTCGCTGGGGACGACGCCCGTCGTGACGGTGGACCCGCGCTATCCGGAGAACCTCCACGTTGGTATTCGCGGAGAACGTGTTATGTCGTCGCTCGGCTCGAAGAAAACGGGGAACCGCGGAAATGGGTTCGACCCGGCCGAAATCCGACAGTATATCCCCGGCGACACAGTTCGGCACATCGACTGGAAGGCAACCGCTCGAATGAATTCACTCTACGTGCGGGAGTTCGAGGAGAAAACCGACCTCTCGAACGTCCTCGTCGTGGACCATCGTTCGACGATGGGGGAAGGAAAACAGGGACGGACGAAACTCGACTACGCACGACAGGTAGCGCTCGGATTCGTCGCGAACGGACAGGTTACGAACACGCCGTGTGGATTGTACGGCCTCGATGACGAGGGTATATCAGTTCAGCGGACATCGAACGCGACAAAACAACATTTCGATCGGTTGCGGACGGACCTTCACGCGTTCTCGTCTTCGAGGTCGGAGCGGTCTAACGGCCGCCGACCCTCTCGATCTGGAGGGTTCGGCGGTTCCTCACATCGATTATCACCCACGAACGCTCGAACAGCGACGAGTCGTCTCGACTCGTCCTCGCCGTTCGATACCTGCCTTCGTCCGTTCTTCGAGACCCGGTCGTCATCCATCGCGTTGTCCGGCGAGAAACCACTCTACGACGCTGTTCGAACGCATCTCTCGAGCGTTCGAAAAACGGTCATCGCGGTGTTTTTCACCGACGATACCCGTCGGGCCGAGCTTCAGGAGGCGATCACGGTCGCACGACAACGGTACGAACAGGTGATGGTGTTCGTTACCCCATCAATCCTGTTCGAACCGACGGGACTCGCCGACCTCTCGCGGGCATATGAACGATACGTCGATTTCGAGGAGTTTCGAAAGTCGTTGGCAAGCACGAATGACGTAACTGTGTACGAAGTGGGACCACAGGACCCGCTCACGGCGATACTTTCGACGCATTCGAAGCAGGTGGTGAACCGATGA